From a single Oceanobacillus kimchii X50 genomic region:
- a CDS encoding TRAP transporter permease — MSDQQYENLSESKQQELLEKYDAEANTRKLTGVLAIIIFAALVLFSIFQLYTGIFGQLTAYLQRTIHLGFALSLIFLLFPAVRKTKKDRIPWYDYILMVLAIVVCGYWPLNYDSLVQQFGSIPLDQMLIGGLAILLVLEAARRAVGLPITIIALLFLGYALLGPYIPGMFAHSGLSLEQLIRSMFFTTEGILGTPLQVSSTYIFLFLLFGAFLVQTGVGNYFNDLAISIAGKRVGGPAKIAIFSSALNGTISGSSVANTVTTGSYTIPLMKRLGYRKNFAGAVEAAASTGGQIMPPIMGAAAFLMIEFAGESYWNIAKAAIIPAILYFAGIWIMTHLEAKRTGLKGLSSEEIPSKKTVLKKIHLLLPIVAIVYFLFVGVSVERAAIYGILATIIVSLFLKDTRITVPKFFVALEQGARTALGVAAATACAGIIVGVVTKTGLGLKLGNSLVSIAGTIASTPEIQLMLTLVFTMITSIIIGMGSPTTANYIITSTIALPAILALNDNLDVAIPVLAAHMFVFYFGIVADITPPVALAAFAATGISGGEPIRTGGNAARLAIAAFIIPYMFVLNPTLLMIDSTWLEILFSLFTAILGMIAISAGMIGYWYRNIKWYERVLAIATGLLLIYPEGMSDTIGFVLFALQLLIQFVTRDKDNDNQSEVSIANN; from the coding sequence ATGAGTGATCAACAATATGAAAATCTTTCTGAAAGCAAACAACAAGAACTGTTAGAAAAGTATGATGCAGAAGCGAATACTAGAAAACTGACTGGAGTTTTAGCAATCATAATATTTGCTGCCCTTGTTCTTTTCTCCATTTTTCAATTATATACGGGGATATTCGGACAATTGACAGCATACTTACAACGAACCATACATTTAGGATTTGCGCTGTCGCTTATCTTTTTGCTATTTCCTGCAGTACGTAAGACAAAAAAAGATAGAATTCCTTGGTACGATTATATTCTGATGGTGTTAGCCATTGTAGTTTGTGGTTATTGGCCGTTAAATTACGATTCACTTGTACAACAATTTGGCTCAATCCCACTAGATCAAATGCTTATTGGAGGATTAGCGATTCTGCTTGTATTAGAAGCGGCACGTCGGGCGGTTGGATTACCAATTACGATAATTGCTCTGCTATTCTTGGGTTATGCATTGTTAGGTCCTTATATACCAGGGATGTTTGCACACTCTGGATTATCATTAGAACAATTAATCCGTTCTATGTTCTTTACAACAGAAGGAATTTTAGGTACCCCATTACAAGTATCGTCCACATATATTTTCTTATTCCTTTTATTTGGGGCGTTTTTAGTACAGACGGGTGTAGGAAATTATTTTAATGATTTAGCTATTTCTATAGCTGGAAAAAGGGTTGGGGGGCCTGCTAAAATTGCTATATTCTCCAGTGCTTTGAATGGAACAATTTCAGGAAGTTCAGTAGCAAATACAGTAACTACTGGTTCTTATACGATCCCTTTAATGAAGCGACTTGGTTATCGTAAGAATTTTGCCGGGGCTGTAGAAGCAGCGGCCTCAACTGGTGGACAGATAATGCCGCCGATAATGGGTGCAGCAGCATTCTTGATGATTGAGTTTGCCGGGGAAAGTTATTGGAATATAGCTAAGGCAGCTATCATACCTGCTATTTTATATTTCGCAGGTATTTGGATAATGACTCACTTGGAGGCAAAACGAACAGGCTTAAAAGGCTTGTCTAGTGAGGAAATTCCTAGTAAAAAAACGGTATTAAAGAAAATACATCTATTACTACCTATCGTTGCTATCGTTTATTTCTTATTTGTTGGAGTTAGTGTTGAAAGAGCAGCAATATACGGTATCTTAGCTACCATCATTGTTAGCTTGTTCCTTAAAGATACACGTATAACAGTTCCAAAGTTTTTTGTAGCCTTAGAACAAGGTGCAAGAACAGCACTTGGCGTTGCTGCAGCAACAGCTTGTGCGGGTATAATCGTTGGTGTGGTCACGAAAACCGGTTTGGGACTTAAACTTGGTAATAGTTTAGTATCTATTGCTGGAACTATTGCAAGTACACCTGAAATACAATTAATGCTTACACTTGTATTTACAATGATAACTTCCATTATTATAGGAATGGGATCACCAACTACGGCGAATTATATTATTACATCAACCATCGCATTACCAGCGATTTTAGCGTTGAATGATAATTTAGATGTAGCTATTCCTGTATTAGCTGCTCATATGTTCGTATTCTACTTCGGTATTGTAGCGGATATTACACCTCCGGTAGCTCTTGCTGCTTTTGCGGCAACAGGGATATCTGGTGGAGAACCTATTCGTACAGGTGGGAATGCTGCTCGATTGGCAATTGCTGCTTTCATCATTCCGTATATGTTCGTATTAAATCCTACATTACTAATGATTGATTCTACTTGGTTAGAGATCTTATTCTCCTTATTTACTGCAATACTCGGTATGATTGCTATTAGTGCAGGTATGATAGGGTACTGGTACCGAAATATTAAGTGGTACGAAAGGGTCTTAGCAATTGCAACAGGTTTATTATTGATTTATCCTGAGGGTATGTCAGATACCATAGGATTTGTGTTATTTGCACTTCAACTACTGATACAATTTGTTACTAGGGATAAAGATAATGATAATCAAAGTGAAGTAAGTATAGCTAACAACTAG
- the nikC gene encoding nickel transporter permease: MSQPTEHIETPQTAHKPPNPRLKSWKIVFNKFKKNKSAMIGGFLIILLLIIAIVGPFFTPYEPYEQDIVNKLQSPSAEHWFGTDNFGRDIFSRVIQGTGLTLTIGFFSIALGATLGVLFGLIAGFYGKRTDSIIMRVMDILLAFPGILLALAIVTVLGGSIANLIIAVAVSSIPVFARIVRGSVLSVKNLEYIDAMRALGASDTRIIFKHIFPNITSPIIVQATLSIATAILSASGLSFLGLGAQPPSAEWGAMLSDGRNYLYNAGHVALFPGLAIVVAVLAFNLLGDGLRDAFDPKTKE; the protein is encoded by the coding sequence ATGAGCCAACCAACAGAACACATAGAAACTCCCCAAACTGCTCATAAGCCACCTAATCCTAGGCTGAAAAGTTGGAAAATTGTTTTTAATAAGTTTAAGAAAAATAAATCAGCTATGATTGGTGGATTTTTAATTATTCTTTTATTAATTATTGCAATTGTTGGGCCATTTTTCACTCCATATGAACCCTATGAACAAGATATCGTGAACAAGTTACAAAGTCCTTCTGCCGAACATTGGTTTGGAACGGATAACTTTGGAAGAGATATTTTTAGTCGTGTTATTCAAGGGACAGGATTAACACTTACTATTGGATTTTTCTCCATAGCCTTAGGTGCAACCCTTGGCGTTCTTTTTGGTTTAATAGCAGGTTTTTATGGCAAACGAACAGATAGCATTATTATGCGAGTTATGGATATTTTACTTGCTTTCCCTGGTATTCTTTTAGCCTTAGCTATTGTAACTGTACTTGGAGGAAGTATTGCGAACTTAATCATTGCAGTTGCAGTCTCAAGTATTCCTGTATTTGCACGTATCGTTCGTGGATCTGTTTTATCTGTTAAGAATTTAGAGTATATCGATGCTATGCGCGCACTTGGCGCTAGTGACACCCGGATTATTTTTAAACACATTTTTCCGAATATTACCTCTCCTATCATCGTTCAGGCAACTCTGAGTATTGCCACAGCAATTCTATCTGCAAGTGGACTATCTTTCCTCGGTTTAGGCGCACAACCGCCATCCGCTGAATGGGGTGCGATGCTTAGTGATGGAAGAAACTACTTATATAATGCAGGACATGTTGCACTCTTCCCTGGTTTAGCTATTGTAGTAGCTGTATTAGCATTTAACCTGTTAGGCGATGGATTACGAGATGCATTTGATCCAAAAACGAAAGAATAG
- a CDS encoding DUF1450 domain-containing protein: MGIVVVEICDGNAITTIDIESILEEEFPEVAVLTNECLSFCGLCAVRPYALVNNKRVFGKTPEECLIKIRKQIKEELAVYE; the protein is encoded by the coding sequence ATGGGAATAGTCGTCGTTGAAATTTGTGACGGAAATGCAATCACTACCATTGATATAGAGTCTATCTTAGAGGAAGAATTTCCGGAGGTAGCTGTGCTAACAAATGAATGCTTATCTTTTTGTGGCCTTTGTGCCGTAAGACCATATGCATTAGTTAATAATAAACGCGTATTTGGTAAAACTCCCGAAGAGTGCCTAATTAAAATACGTAAGCAAATTAAAGAAGAGCTTGCCGTGTATGAATAA
- a CDS encoding RidA family protein: MRKAIQTEEAPAAIGPYSQAIQAGDFLYISGQIPINPDSGNVEEGIENQTKQVLNNLNAILEKAEASFDHAVKFTIYLSSMEDFKVVNEIYGKYLQEPYPARATVEVSRLPKDVLIEMDLVAYVK, encoded by the coding sequence ATGAGAAAAGCAATTCAAACAGAGGAAGCACCAGCTGCCATTGGACCATATTCTCAAGCAATTCAAGCTGGTGATTTTCTTTACATTTCTGGGCAAATTCCAATTAATCCAGATAGTGGAAATGTTGAAGAAGGAATAGAAAATCAAACGAAACAAGTTTTAAATAATCTAAACGCTATTTTAGAGAAAGCAGAAGCGTCATTCGATCATGCAGTTAAATTTACTATTTATCTATCATCAATGGAAGACTTTAAAGTTGTTAATGAGATATACGGAAAATATTTACAGGAACCATATCCTGCCAGAGCGACAGTTGAAGTGAGTCGTTTGCCGAAAGACGTATTAATTGAAATGGACCTTGTTGCATACGTAAAATAG
- a CDS encoding DUF1850 domain-containing protein, which translates to MQKKWLFILLTIALMISMLFIPFRTALVFYDGKTNNQQAFLILDSGDYFGITFTHSIHLTDVVEKYHITDDNKIIQYEMIYEEFGIGMPNDAMVDEEFEYIDGKYHIKNMTNEFDYLNIRNGKKVSNHRLSWGNSDERTDVHTVPFNDYFIPGNWYKLEVKQMSLFEQLKGVNIHE; encoded by the coding sequence ATGCAAAAAAAATGGCTTTTCATACTTCTCACTATTGCACTTATGATTAGTATGCTTTTCATACCTTTCCGAACCGCCCTTGTCTTTTATGATGGAAAAACGAATAATCAACAGGCATTTCTGATTCTTGATTCTGGAGATTATTTTGGAATAACTTTTACGCATTCCATACACTTAACAGATGTCGTGGAAAAGTACCATATTACAGATGATAATAAAATTATACAATATGAAATGATCTATGAAGAATTTGGAATAGGAATGCCAAATGATGCAATGGTAGATGAAGAGTTTGAATATATTGATGGAAAATATCATATAAAAAACATGACCAATGAATTTGACTATTTAAATATACGAAACGGTAAAAAAGTTTCTAATCATAGACTTTCTTGGGGGAACAGCGATGAACGCACGGATGTACACACTGTTCCTTTTAATGATTACTTTATCCCGGGCAATTGGTATAAGTTAGAAGTTAAACAAATGTCCTTATTTGAGCAATTGAAAGGAGTGAACATTCATGAGTGA
- a CDS encoding lysozyme family protein yields MNRKTSKKWKYTTKQLFGISLLLILSLIVLSWITNYIENHRTRDAPGPMQKDALPEISENIWEYHSIVSRYAKQYGIEEHTPVILAMMMQESGGRGLDPMQSSESLCGERNCIKDPDLSIQQGVSFFALALDKADGDIKLAVQAYNFGHGFIEYVQDNGGEYTQEAAITFSQKMYDQAGRNNSIYTCRREEAKELEACYGDIYYVSSVMDYRIVIERQIGN; encoded by the coding sequence TTGAATAGAAAAACTTCTAAGAAGTGGAAATATACGACAAAACAACTATTCGGAATTAGTCTTCTGCTTATTTTATCATTAATTGTATTATCTTGGATTACGAATTACATTGAAAATCACCGTACGAGAGATGCCCCAGGCCCGATGCAAAAAGATGCGTTACCGGAAATTAGTGAGAATATATGGGAGTATCACTCGATTGTTAGCAGATATGCCAAACAGTATGGAATCGAAGAACACACACCAGTTATACTTGCTATGATGATGCAAGAGTCGGGTGGAAGGGGACTAGACCCGATGCAATCATCTGAGAGTTTATGCGGGGAGAGGAACTGTATAAAAGACCCTGACCTATCCATACAGCAAGGTGTATCATTTTTTGCACTAGCTTTAGATAAAGCCGACGGTGATATTAAATTGGCTGTACAAGCGTATAATTTTGGGCATGGATTTATCGAGTACGTTCAAGATAATGGGGGAGAGTACACACAAGAGGCGGCAATTACTTTCTCACAAAAAATGTATGATCAAGCGGGTAGAAATAATTCCATCTATACGTGTAGACGGGAAGAAGCAAAAGAACTGGAAGCATGTTATGGAGATATTTATTATGTTTCCTCTGTTATGGATTATAGGATTGTAATAGAAAGACAGATTGGAAACTGA
- a CDS encoding MATE family efflux transporter, which translates to MKNQQYDFTQGSIAKQLFYFSGPILLANLLQTSYQFIDSLWVGNLLGSSALGAVAISGSILFVVLSFIIGMNNAALTILSQQKGKQNEKGLRNYLNAFVVLLTLISIFLGVIGYIFAEQFLGLLGTPQTMMEDASTYLRINFMGIWFLFGYNFISTVLRSLGDSKTPLYFITIAVGLNILLDPLFISVFNWGIEGAAYATLLSQAFSFLCGISYVLWKKLAPFSLPALPAREEIKLILHLGIPSGLQMAVISAGSAAIMSVVTTHGESVIAGFGAAQRLDSLLMLPAHALSTSVASMAGQNIGIKNWERIRQIAIYGVIYNFAIMLIIGIAVAVFAQYGVRLFIRESDAVDFGTVYLQIVALCYPFLGINFILNGIVRAAGAMYQVLILNVISFWILRYPLTALFSSWFGEVGIAIGMGGSFVLSSLFAIFYYRYGKWRQKELFAN; encoded by the coding sequence ATGAAAAACCAGCAATATGACTTTACACAGGGTAGTATCGCTAAACAGTTATTTTATTTTTCAGGACCGATATTACTGGCAAATTTATTACAAACTTCTTATCAATTTATAGATAGTTTATGGGTAGGTAATTTATTAGGTTCATCTGCTCTAGGTGCGGTAGCGATATCAGGTAGTATCCTTTTCGTGGTTCTCTCCTTTATTATTGGTATGAATAATGCAGCACTTACCATTCTTTCCCAACAAAAAGGAAAACAAAATGAAAAAGGCTTAAGAAATTACTTAAATGCTTTTGTTGTTTTATTAACCTTGATTTCAATATTTTTAGGGGTAATAGGATACATATTTGCTGAGCAGTTTTTAGGTTTATTAGGAACCCCACAAACGATGATGGAAGATGCCAGTACATATTTAAGAATCAATTTTATGGGTATTTGGTTTCTATTTGGCTATAACTTTATTAGTACAGTACTTCGGTCATTAGGGGATAGTAAAACGCCATTATATTTTATTACCATTGCAGTAGGTTTAAATATTCTATTAGATCCGTTGTTCATTTCTGTATTCAATTGGGGGATAGAAGGAGCTGCATATGCTACTCTACTTTCACAAGCATTCTCTTTTTTATGTGGAATTTCTTATGTTTTATGGAAGAAATTGGCTCCGTTCTCTCTACCTGCGTTACCGGCAAGAGAAGAAATAAAATTAATTCTGCATTTAGGAATACCATCTGGATTACAAATGGCTGTTATTTCAGCAGGTTCTGCAGCAATTATGAGTGTAGTGACAACACATGGAGAGTCTGTGATAGCTGGGTTTGGAGCGGCTCAACGTCTAGACAGTTTACTTATGCTGCCTGCTCATGCATTAAGTACATCCGTTGCAAGTATGGCTGGACAGAATATCGGAATTAAAAATTGGGAACGAATACGTCAAATTGCAATTTATGGAGTAATATATAATTTTGCTATTATGCTGATAATTGGTATTGCAGTAGCCGTATTTGCACAATATGGAGTTCGGTTATTTATCAGAGAATCTGATGCAGTAGATTTTGGAACGGTATATTTACAAATTGTTGCACTTTGTTATCCATTTTTAGGTATTAACTTTATATTAAATGGAATAGTGCGTGCAGCTGGTGCGATGTACCAAGTGCTCATCCTAAATGTTATTTCTTTCTGGATTTTAAGATATCCGTTAACGGCTCTATTTTCCTCGTGGTTTGGGGAAGTTGGAATTGCAATTGGTATGGGCGGGAGTTTTGTATTAAGTAGTTTGTTCGCTATTTTTTATTACCGATATGGTAAATGGCGACAGAAGGAATTGTTCGCGAATTAA
- a CDS encoding iron-containing alcohol dehydrogenase — protein MDNFVYQNPTKLIFGKGQIEQLSKEIEPFGKRVLIVYGGGSIKRNGIYDNVLAELGKIEAAVFELPGVEPNPRISTVKKGVEICRQESIDFILAVGGGSTIDCTKAIAVGAVTEADMWDVVTKKEKAQGALPFGTVLTLAATGSEMNAGSVITNWETNEKHGWGSPFSFPKFSILDPVHTFSVPRDQTIYGIVDMMSHVLEHYFHHTTNTPIQDRWCEGILLTMIDTAPKLLDDPENYEYRSTAMLGGTLALNNMLNLGYHGDWATHNLEHAVSAVHDIPHGGGLAILFPQWMRHVLDEENAPRFKQLAVRVFDVDDQGKSDKEVALEGIDKLQEFWTSIGAPTKLSDYDINEESVEEMADKTVIARPEFGNYKKLTRQDSVDIFTASL, from the coding sequence ATGGATAATTTTGTGTACCAAAATCCGACCAAACTGATTTTTGGTAAAGGACAGATTGAACAACTTTCTAAAGAGATTGAGCCTTTTGGGAAGCGTGTATTGATTGTTTATGGCGGAGGAAGTATAAAGCGCAATGGTATATATGATAATGTTCTTGCTGAACTTGGAAAAATAGAAGCAGCTGTATTTGAATTACCAGGTGTAGAGCCAAATCCACGTATTTCTACGGTTAAAAAAGGTGTAGAAATTTGTCGCCAAGAATCCATTGACTTTATATTAGCAGTCGGTGGAGGTAGTACCATTGATTGCACGAAAGCAATTGCAGTCGGTGCAGTTACTGAGGCGGATATGTGGGATGTTGTTACGAAAAAAGAAAAAGCACAGGGTGCGTTGCCATTTGGTACGGTACTTACATTAGCTGCAACTGGTTCTGAAATGAATGCTGGATCTGTTATAACGAATTGGGAAACAAATGAAAAACATGGCTGGGGTTCTCCATTTTCATTCCCTAAGTTTTCTATATTAGACCCTGTCCATACATTTTCTGTGCCTCGTGATCAAACGATATACGGTATTGTTGATATGATGTCTCACGTATTAGAGCATTATTTCCATCATACAACGAATACACCAATACAAGATCGTTGGTGCGAAGGAATATTGTTAACAATGATAGATACTGCACCTAAACTATTAGATGATCCAGAAAATTATGAGTATAGATCAACTGCAATGCTAGGCGGTACTTTAGCATTAAATAACATGCTGAATTTAGGATATCATGGTGACTGGGCAACACATAACTTAGAGCATGCAGTTTCAGCTGTTCATGATATTCCACATGGTGGTGGGTTGGCAATCTTATTCCCGCAGTGGATGCGACATGTATTAGATGAAGAAAATGCACCACGCTTTAAACAATTAGCTGTGAGAGTGTTTGATGTAGATGATCAAGGTAAGTCAGATAAAGAAGTTGCACTTGAAGGTATTGATAAGCTTCAAGAATTTTGGACTAGTATCGGAGCTCCAACCAAGTTAAGTGATTATGATATTAATGAAGAGTCTGTCGAAGAAATGGCAGATAAAACGGTGATTGCCAGACCAGAATTTGGTAATTATAAAAAACTAACTCGGCAAGATTCTGTCGATATTTTTACGGCAAGTTTGTAA
- a CDS encoding TAXI family TRAP transporter solute-binding subunit, with product MKKKWYSQIAILVALILLLAACGGNDEGSNGDENTSDGGEDPEMLTLVTGGTSGTYYPLGGEMATNINNNTEVQVDAISSNASAENVLAIENGEAQLGFIQTDVISHAVEGINAFDGEPVEKVQAIGSLYPETIQIVTTVDSGISSVEDLAGKKVSVGAPGSGTYINAEQILEIHGMTMDDVEAQNLDFGESTGGIQDGNIDAAFITSGTPTGAVEGLAASVDISIVPIAEDKVEELVEAYPYYASDVIAGGTYGGLDEDVQTVAVLAMLAVSSDLSEELVYDITKAIYDNTDKISHAKGEFITIDTALDGIGIDLHPGAQKYFDEQGEE from the coding sequence ATGAAGAAAAAATGGTATAGTCAAATAGCTATTTTAGTTGCACTTATTCTTCTTCTTGCTGCTTGTGGCGGTAATGATGAAGGATCTAATGGAGATGAGAATACTTCAGACGGTGGAGAAGATCCAGAAATGTTAACACTTGTAACGGGTGGAACAAGTGGTACATATTACCCGTTAGGTGGAGAAATGGCAACAAATATTAATAACAATACCGAAGTACAAGTAGATGCTATTTCCTCTAATGCCTCTGCTGAAAATGTATTGGCAATTGAAAATGGAGAGGCTCAACTTGGATTTATTCAAACTGACGTAATTTCTCACGCAGTTGAAGGAATCAATGCCTTTGATGGTGAACCTGTGGAAAAAGTACAGGCAATTGGGTCATTATATCCAGAAACTATTCAAATCGTAACAACTGTTGATTCTGGTATTTCTTCAGTGGAAGACTTAGCGGGCAAAAAAGTGTCTGTAGGTGCGCCAGGGTCAGGAACGTATATTAATGCAGAACAAATCCTTGAAATACATGGTATGACAATGGATGATGTGGAAGCACAAAATCTTGATTTCGGTGAATCAACTGGTGGTATCCAAGACGGTAATATCGATGCAGCATTTATTACTTCAGGTACACCAACAGGTGCTGTAGAAGGTCTAGCTGCTTCTGTAGATATCTCTATTGTTCCAATTGCAGAAGATAAGGTGGAAGAACTAGTAGAAGCGTATCCTTACTATGCTTCTGATGTAATTGCTGGAGGAACATATGGTGGCCTTGATGAAGATGTTCAAACCGTTGCTGTTCTTGCAATGTTAGCAGTATCTAGTGACTTATCAGAAGAACTTGTATATGACATTACTAAAGCAATCTATGATAATACAGATAAGATTTCCCATGCAAAAGGTGAATTTATAACAATTGATACTGCACTTGATGGAATTGGAATTGATTTACATCCAGGTGCACAAAAATACTTTGACGAACAAGGTGAAGAGTAA